The proteins below come from a single Zonotrichia leucophrys gambelii isolate GWCS_2022_RI chromosome 3, RI_Zleu_2.0, whole genome shotgun sequence genomic window:
- the FILIP1 gene encoding filamin-A-interacting protein 1 isoform X4: MLVDERQMHIEQLGQQSQKIQDLTQKLKEEEEKLKIITAKTKEDGQKLMKLEAELEHKTSSFCQEHEEMTAKLANQESHNRQLRLKLVALTRRIEELEETNKNLQKTEEELQELRDKIAKGECGNSSLMAEVENLRKRVLEMEGKDEEITKTESQCKELKNKLQEEEHHSKELKLEVEKLQKRMSELEKLEEAFSKSKSECTQLHLNLEREKNLTKDLINELEVVKTRVKDLETSESKLEKAEISLKDDLTKLKSFTVMLVDERKNMMEKIKQEEKKVEGLNKNFKVEQGKVMDVTEKLIEESKKFLKLKSEMEEKVSSLTKERDELIGKLRSEEEKSSELSCRVDLLKKRIDGMEEVEREITRGRTRKGAEHVCHEDNKIKELTIEIERLKKRLKQLEVVEGDLMKTEDEYDQLEQKFRTEQDKANFLSQQLEEMKLQIAKTKAIEKGEVVSQEAELRHRFRLEEAKSRDLKAEVQALKEKIHELMNKEDQLSQLQVDYSVLQQRFMEEENKNKSMGQEVLNLTRELELSKRYSRALRPSMNGRRMVDVPLTSTGVQTDALSNEAAEEETPAVFIRKSFQEENHIMSNLRQVGLKKPMERSSVLERYPPAANELAMRKSWIPWMKKRETGAQTTPDKGARSHSSPAHPGEVVLSPKQGQPLHIRVTPDHENSTATLEITSPSAEEFFSSTTVIPTLGNQKPRITIIPSPNVMPQKGKGSESPMGPDRSMSPVTITTFSREKSPEGGRAPFADRPASPIQIMTVSTSAAPAEISVSPQSQDMTMGRAVFKVTPEKQTVPTPVRKYNANANIITTEDNKIHIHLGSQFKRSPGAVPDGASPVITVRPVNIAAEKEVVTGTVLRSPRNNLSPRPAASKVTSTITITPVTTSSTRGTQSVTGQDGSSPRPTPTRIPVSKGMKAGKPVVAAPGAGNVTKFEPRAETQSMKIELKKSSASSSASLGGGQG, from the exons ATGCTGGTGGATGAAAGACAAATGCATATTGAACAACTTGGTCAACAAAGCCAGAAAATACAAGATTTAACCCAAAAActaaaggaagaagaagaaaagcttaaaattattactgcaaaaacaaaagaagatgGACAAAAACTGATGAAATTAGAGGCAGAACTTGAACACAAAACATCATCGTTTTGTCAAGAACATGAGGAGATGACTGCTAAACTGGCTAATCAAGAGTCACATAATAGACAGCTAAGGCTCAAGCTAGTGGCGTTGACTCGCAGAATAGAGGAACTAGAAGAAACTaacaaaaatcttcaaaaaacTGAGGAGGAACTTCAAGAATTAAGAGATAAAATAGCAAAAGGGGAATGTGGGAACTCTAGCTTAATGGCAGAAGTGGAAAACCTCCGCAAGCGCGTGCTTGAAATGGAGGGGAAAGATGAAGAGATCACAAAAACCGAATCCCAGTgcaaagagctgaaaaacaaactgcaggaggaagagcatCACAGCAAAGAGTTGAAACTTGAAGtggaaaaactgcagaaaagaatGTCAGAATTAGAGAAGCTGGAAGAGGCTTTCAGTAAAAGTAAGTCGGAATGCACTCAGCTACACTTAAacttggagagagaaaaaaatttgacTAAGGATTTGATAAATGAGTTGGAAGTGGTGAAGACTCGAGTGAAGGACCTTGAGACATCTGAAAGCAAGTTGGAAAAGGCTGAAATAAGCTTAAAAGATGACCTTACAAAGCTGAAGTCGTTTACTGTAATGTTGGTTGATGAGCGAAAAAATatgatggaaaaaataaaacaggaggaaaaaaaggttgAGGGCCTAAACAAGAATTTTAAAGTTGAACAAGGGAAAGTTATGGATGTAACAGAGAAATTGATAGAAGAAAGTAAGAAATTTTTGaaactgaaatctgaaatggaggaaaaagtaTCTAGTTTGACAAAGGAAAGGGATGAGTTAATTGGCAAACTGAgaagtgaagaagaaaaatcatctGAATTAAGCTGTAGAGTTGACCTgttaaagaaaagaattgatGGTATGGAGGAAGTAGAAAGAGAAATTACAAGAGGTCGAACTAGGAAAGGAGCAGAGCATGTTTGTCATGAGGACAACAAGATTAAGGAACTTACCATTGAAATTGAAAGATTGAAAAAACGTCTCAAACAACTGGAAGTGGTTGAAGGAGATTTGATGAAGACTGAAGATGAGTATGATCAGCTAGAGCAGAAATTTAGGACTGAGCAGGATAAagctaattttctttctcaacAGTTGGAGGAGATGAAACTCCAGATTGCCAAAACGAAAGCAATAGAAAAAGGTGAGGTGGTGAgccaggaggcagagctgaggcacAGGTTTCGTCTGGAAGAGGCCAAAAGCAGAGATTTGAAAGCAGAAGTTCAAGCACTTAAGGAAAAAATCCATGAGCTCATGAACAAAGAAGACCAGCTTTCTCAGCTCCAAGTTGATTATTCAGTTCTACAGCAAAGGTTTatggaagaggaaaacaaaaacaagagcATGGGGCAGGAAGTTTTGAACCTGACAAGAGAGCTGGAGCTTTCTAAGCGTTACAGCCGTGCTCTGAGGCCCAGCATGAATGGGAGAAGAATGGTTGATGTTCCCCTGACGTCCACCGGCGTGCAGACAGATGCTCTCAGCAATGaagcagcagaagaagaaaCTCCAGCAGTGTTTATAAGGAAATCCTTCCAGGAGGAGAATCATATCATGAGCAATCTGCGGCAGGTGGGTCTGAAAAAACCCATGGAGCGTTCTTCAGTGCTTGAGAGATATCCTCCAGCAGCAAATGAGCTTGCTATGAGGAAATCCTGGATACCATGGATGAAAAAGAGGGAAACTGGGGCCCAGACAACTCCTGATAAAGGAGCCCGAAGCCACAGTAGTCCAGCACATCCTGGGGAGGTTGTCCTTTCACCAAAGCAGGGTCAGCCTCTTCATATTCGGGTGACACCAGACCATGAGAACAGTACAGCAACTTTGGAGATAACCAGTCCATCCgcagaggaatttttttcaagtaCCACTGTCATTCCTACTTTGGGAAATCAGAAGCCACGAATAACCATCATTCCCTCTCCCAATGTTATGccacaaaaaggaaaaggcagtgaAAGTCCCATGGGCCCAGATCGTTCCATGTCTCCAGTCACTATAACAACATTCTCCAGGGAAAAGTCcccagagggagggagagcaccCTTCGCTGACAGACCTGCATCGCCAATTCAGATCATGACGGTGTCGACATCTGCGGCGCCGGCTGAAATCTCCGTCTCCCCGCAGTCACAGGACATGAccatgggcagggctgtcttCAAAGTCACGCCAGAAAAGCAAACCGTCCCGACTCCAGTCCGCAAATACAACGCCAATGCCAACATTATCACAACAGAGGACAACAAAATCCACATCCACTTGGGCTCCCAGTTTAAGCGTTCTCCCGGTGCCGTGCCTGACGGCGCGAGCCCTGTGATAACAGTGCGGCCGGTGAACATCGCGGCAGAGAAGGAGGTGGTGACTGGTACTGTCCTTCGATCGCCTCGGAACAACCTGTCCCCACGACCTGCCGCCAGCAAGGTGACAAGCACTATCACCATCACACCTGTTACAACATCTTCCACACGAGGAACACAATCAGTG aCAGGACAGGATGGGTCATCCCCGAGACCTACACCCACCCGCATTCCTGTGTCAAAAGGTATGAAAGCAGGAAAGCCAGTagtggcagccccaggagcaggaaatgtgACAAAATTCGAGCCTCGTGCTGAGACTCAGTCTATGAAAATAGAACTGAAGAAATcttcagccagcagctctgcgtCCCTGGGCGGGGGCCAGGGCTGA